Proteins encoded in a region of the Clostridia bacterium genome:
- a CDS encoding adenylyltransferase/cytidyltransferase family protein, which yields MMKKKYKRGYTTGVFDMFHIGHLNILKKAKEYCDFLIVGVTTDELCNQVKHKNPVIPFEERKEIVKAIKYVDMVVPQVNMDKISTHAKLQYDVVFVGSDWKGTKAWNEYEKAFKELGVDVIYLPYTIGISSSKLREKIVKL from the coding sequence ATGATGAAGAAAAAATACAAAAGAGGTTATACGACAGGCGTGTTTGATATGTTCCATATCGGACATTTAAATATACTTAAAAAAGCGAAAGAATATTGCGATTTCTTGATAGTAGGCGTTACTACCGATGAATTATGCAATCAGGTAAAGCACAAGAACCCTGTAATACCGTTTGAAGAGCGAAAAGAAATAGTTAAGGCTATAAAATATGTCGATATGGTAGTTCCCCAGGTCAATATGGATAAGATATCCACTCACGCAAAATTGCAATACGACGTGGTATTCGTAGGCAGCGACTGGAAGGGAACAAAAGCCTGGAATGAATACGAAAAAGCCTTCAAAGAATTAGGCGTCGATGTAATTTATTTGCCTTACACAATAGGAATATCCTCAAGCAAGTTAAGAGAAAAAATAGTAAAACTTTAA
- a CDS encoding glycosyltransferase: IKLVPLEINMGLGLALREGAKHCSYDLIARMDSDDISLPDRFEKQLKCFEQDKDLGVIGSNITEFVGEPDNMVGVRKLPEFHDEICKFLKKRSPFNHMTAMMKKSSLEKAGGYLDWKNMEDYYLWIRMYLAGVKFYNIQESLVNVRTDNNLYKRRAGLKYFKNMARLQKFMLKNKVITYPRYLINIFIRFIQCITPNWFRKMVYKNMLREKAT; this comes from the coding sequence ATAAAATTAGTGCCTTTGGAAATTAATATGGGCTTGGGGCTTGCGTTAAGAGAAGGCGCCAAGCATTGTTCTTATGATTTAATTGCCAGAATGGACAGCGACGATATAAGTTTGCCCGACAGGTTTGAAAAACAATTAAAATGTTTTGAACAAGATAAGGATTTAGGCGTCATAGGAAGCAATATAACGGAATTTGTAGGCGAACCCGATAATATGGTCGGAGTTAGAAAATTACCCGAGTTTCACGACGAGATATGCAAATTCTTAAAAAAGCGTTCTCCATTTAACCACATGACTGCAATGATGAAAAAATCCAGTTTGGAAAAAGCGGGCGGATATTTAGACTGGAAAAATATGGAAGATTATTATCTTTGGATAAGAATGTATCTTGCAGGCGTAAAATTTTATAACATTCAAGAAAGCCTTGTAAATGTTAGGACAGATAATAATTTATACAAAAGAAGAGCGGGGCTGAAATACTTTAAGAACATGGCAAGATTACAAAAATTTATGCTAAAAAACAAAGTAATAACTTATCCAAGATACTTAATAAACATATTTATTCGTTTTATTCAATGCATAACGCCAAACTGGTTTAGAAAGATGGTATATAAAAATATGTTGCGCGAAAAAGCAACATAG
- a CDS encoding LicD family protein, whose protein sequence is MQDIKVLQNKILEIALYFDEFCRQNDIEYYLMGGSALGAVRHQGFIPWDDDFDVFMTYENYQKFLRCAREKLDTNRFYLQEENTKEWPLFYTKLRMNNTLFLEPDTKDRKMHKGIFIDIFCLYNISDSNFVAGIQFLAAKMLAAKSLSQRGYASASFGKKILMAIARVFVSKKLMIKIVKSQMKKQTNRVGQLFGKAKFKRAIFPRYYLGKPRYVLFENHYLPVPEYVEDYLTHVFGDYMKLPSQEEIEKSIHSQQWSIDV, encoded by the coding sequence ATGCAAGACATTAAAGTATTGCAAAACAAAATATTAGAAATAGCTTTGTATTTTGACGAGTTTTGCCGTCAAAACGATATTGAATATTACCTAATGGGCGGCAGCGCTCTTGGCGCGGTTAGGCATCAAGGTTTTATCCCTTGGGACGATGACTTTGATGTCTTTATGACCTATGAAAACTATCAAAAGTTCTTGCGCTGCGCCAGAGAAAAATTAGATACGAATAGATTTTATCTTCAAGAAGAAAACACTAAAGAATGGCCTTTGTTTTATACCAAATTGAGAATGAACAATACTTTATTTTTAGAGCCCGACACAAAAGACAGGAAAATGCACAAAGGCATATTTATAGATATTTTCTGCTTATACAACATATCGGACAGTAATTTTGTCGCGGGAATACAATTTCTTGCCGCTAAAATGTTAGCCGCAAAATCATTATCTCAAAGAGGATACGCCAGCGCCTCTTTTGGAAAAAAGATTTTAATGGCGATTGCCAGAGTATTTGTAAGCAAAAAGCTAATGATAAAAATCGTAAAAAGCCAGATGAAAAAGCAAACAAACAGGGTTGGGCAATTGTTCGGAAAAGCAAAGTTCAAAAGAGCGATTTTCCCCAGGTATTATTTGGGAAAGCCCAGATACGTTCTTTTTGAAAATCATTATTTGCCCGTGCCTGAATATGTGGAAGATTACTTAACCCACGTATTCGGCGATTATATGAAGCTTCCCAGCCAGGAAGAAATAGAAAAATCCATACATTCTCAGCAATGGAGCATAGATGTCTGA